One Sphingomonas sp. SUN039 genomic window carries:
- a CDS encoding UrcA family protein — MKMLLVASTILLAAAAPAWASPAETPVTSEVRTDDLNLGTAAGRTRLEARVGRAARQLCALSERGIAALDAEKRCVALAMKQAAPQVDLAVAKASSAVQIAALAPVRGG, encoded by the coding sequence ATGAAAATGCTCCTCGTCGCTTCGACGATCCTGCTTGCCGCCGCCGCGCCGGCGTGGGCGTCGCCCGCCGAAACGCCCGTCACCAGCGAAGTCCGCACCGACGATCTGAACCTGGGCACCGCCGCCGGACGCACGCGGCTCGAAGCCCGCGTCGGTCGCGCCGCGCGCCAGCTGTGTGCCCTGTCGGAACGCGGTATCGCCGCGCTGGACGCCGAGAAGCGCTGCGTCGCGCTGGCGATGAAACAAGCCGCGCCGCAAGTCGATCTTGCAGTCGCCAAGGCCTCGTCCGCCGTGCAGATCGCCGCCCTCGCGCCGGTGCGCGGCGGTTGA
- a CDS encoding helix-turn-helix transcriptional regulator: MKNRLKVLRAERDWSQADLADRLDVSRQAVNAIETGKHDPSLPLAFRISRLFDMPIETIFDDGAEG, from the coding sequence TTGAAGAACCGCCTGAAAGTGCTGCGCGCCGAACGCGACTGGAGTCAGGCCGATCTGGCCGACCGGCTCGATGTGTCGCGTCAGGCGGTGAACGCCATCGAGACGGGCAAGCACGACCCCTCGCTGCCGCTCGCATTCCGGATTTCGCGGCTGTTCGACATGCCCATTGAAACCATATTCGACGATGGAGCCGAAGGATGA
- a CDS encoding TraB/GumN family protein: MRIKTILLALLAAPAFAQTPAPAPKLMADPALWVVKDKDTTIYLMGTVHVLKPGTVWLDGGVKKAYDASSEVVLELIQPEPAVAQALVGKYAIDPDGPPLSQKLSPELRAKYEKVATDLGLPAPAFEKFEPWFVSTILSLTAIGKAGYNPESGVERQITEAAKRDAKKLGALETMDEQLGFFASLPEAAQLTLLKGTIEQMPETKTFFDAMVANWAKGDPEALARMLNEAMGQSPELLDVLLVKRNERWAKWIDARMKQPGTIFIAVGAGHLAGKGSVQDRLKAYRLKAKRIPS, translated from the coding sequence ATGCGTATCAAGACTATCCTCCTTGCCCTGCTCGCCGCCCCTGCGTTCGCGCAAACCCCTGCCCCTGCACCCAAACTCATGGCAGACCCGGCGTTGTGGGTGGTCAAGGACAAGGATACGACGATCTACCTGATGGGCACCGTCCATGTGCTGAAACCCGGAACGGTGTGGCTCGATGGCGGGGTGAAGAAGGCCTATGATGCGTCGTCGGAAGTCGTGCTCGAGCTGATCCAGCCCGAACCGGCGGTCGCGCAGGCGCTGGTCGGCAAATACGCCATCGACCCCGACGGCCCGCCGCTCAGCCAGAAACTGTCGCCGGAACTGCGCGCGAAATACGAGAAGGTCGCGACCGATCTCGGCTTGCCCGCGCCCGCGTTCGAGAAGTTCGAACCCTGGTTCGTCAGCACCATCCTGTCGCTGACGGCCATCGGGAAGGCGGGCTACAACCCCGAAAGCGGCGTCGAGCGCCAGATCACCGAAGCGGCGAAACGCGATGCCAAGAAATTGGGCGCGCTGGAAACAATGGACGAACAGCTCGGCTTCTTCGCGTCGCTGCCCGAGGCGGCGCAGCTCACCCTGTTGAAAGGGACCATCGAGCAAATGCCTGAGACGAAAACGTTCTTCGATGCCATGGTCGCCAACTGGGCAAAGGGCGACCCCGAGGCGCTGGCGCGAATGCTCAACGAGGCCATGGGCCAGTCGCCCGAATTGCTCGACGTGCTGCTGGTCAAGCGCAACGAACGCTGGGCGAAGTGGATCGATGCGCGGATGAAACAGCCAGGCACGATTTTCATCGCGGTCGGCGCGGGGCATCTCGCGGGCAAGGGCAGCGTCCAGGACCGGTTGAAGGCGTACCGGCTTAAGGCGAAGCGCATTCCTTCGTAG
- a CDS encoding TraB/GumN family protein: MIRIPTLATAALALAACGGTEAKAPATAARPALWKVADADTTIYLFGTIHLLPKGLKWTTPTMAKAMAASQGLVLEVALDKDPAKLGAVMLKLAKSPGLPPILDRVPPEKRAALKAVIDGSGLSLPYLDGLETWAAALGIASATNAKLNLSYADGAETQLTDAFEKMGKPVGGLETAEQQLGYFDTLPEASQRQFLTSIADDTADAGKEFAAMIGAWKAGDVRRIAVTFDDEMKLSPDLADVLLHRRNNNWAGWVSERMKRPGTVFVAVGAGHLAGKGSVEELVAKRGFRVTRVQ, from the coding sequence ATGATCCGCATTCCGACGCTTGCAACCGCCGCCCTCGCCCTCGCCGCCTGCGGGGGGACCGAGGCGAAAGCCCCCGCGACCGCCGCGCGCCCTGCGCTGTGGAAAGTCGCCGACGCCGATACGACGATCTATCTCTTCGGCACGATCCACCTGCTGCCCAAAGGGTTGAAGTGGACGACGCCGACAATGGCAAAGGCGATGGCCGCGTCGCAGGGACTGGTGCTCGAGGTCGCGCTCGACAAGGATCCGGCCAAGCTCGGTGCGGTAATGCTCAAGCTGGCAAAATCGCCCGGACTGCCCCCGATCCTCGACCGCGTGCCGCCGGAAAAGCGGGCGGCGTTGAAGGCAGTGATCGACGGCAGCGGCCTGTCGCTCCCCTATCTCGACGGACTCGAGACCTGGGCAGCCGCGCTCGGCATTGCGTCGGCGACCAACGCCAAACTCAACCTCAGCTATGCCGACGGAGCCGAAACGCAATTGACCGATGCGTTCGAGAAAATGGGCAAGCCGGTCGGCGGCCTTGAAACCGCTGAACAGCAGCTCGGCTATTTCGATACCTTGCCCGAAGCGTCGCAGCGCCAGTTCCTGACCAGCATCGCCGACGATACCGCCGACGCGGGCAAGGAATTCGCCGCGATGATCGGCGCGTGGAAAGCAGGCGACGTGCGCCGGATCGCCGTCACCTTCGACGACGAGATGAAACTGTCGCCCGATCTCGCCGATGTGTTGCTCCACCGCCGCAACAACAATTGGGCGGGCTGGGTGAGCGAGCGGATGAAGCGGCCGGGCACGGTGTTCGTCGCGGTCGGCGCGGGGCACCTTGCGGGCAAGGGGTCGGTCGAAGAACTGGTTGCGAAGCGCGGGTTCCGGGTGACGCGGGTGCAGTGA
- a CDS encoding 50S ribosomal protein L25/general stress protein Ctc, translating into MSDQLTLSAEARETAGKGASRALRREARVPAVVYGAGEAPMGIHLEEKALMKALHTGHFMNSVVMLTVGGSELRTLPKDVAFHPVTERPLHVDFLRIGEHSKVTVSVPVHFVNELASPGIKRGAVLNVVRHELELVCDAAEIPDEIKIDLTGTDVGDSIHISSVTLPKGVASAITDRDFTIATLVAPSALKSSEGDTATEGEAEAE; encoded by the coding sequence ATGAGCGATCAGCTGACTTTGTCGGCCGAAGCGCGCGAGACGGCGGGTAAGGGAGCCAGCCGGGCATTGCGTCGTGAGGCCCGCGTTCCTGCCGTCGTCTATGGCGCAGGCGAAGCCCCGATGGGCATCCACCTCGAGGAAAAGGCGCTGATGAAGGCGCTGCACACGGGGCATTTCATGAATTCGGTCGTGATGCTGACGGTCGGCGGTAGCGAGCTTCGCACCCTGCCCAAGGACGTTGCGTTCCACCCGGTCACCGAACGCCCGCTGCACGTCGATTTCCTGCGGATCGGCGAGCACAGCAAGGTTACGGTCAGCGTGCCGGTGCACTTCGTCAACGAACTCGCCTCGCCCGGCATCAAGCGCGGAGCGGTGCTCAACGTGGTCCGCCACGAACTCGAGCTCGTTTGCGATGCGGCGGAAATCCCCGACGAGATCAAGATCGACCTGACCGGCACCGATGTGGGCGATTCGATCCATATCTCGTCCGTGACCCTGCCCAAGGGCGTGGCCTCGGCAATCACCGACCGCGACTTCACCATCGCGACGCTGGTCGCCCCGTCGGCGCTCAAGTCGAGCGAAGGCGATACCGCGACCGAGGGCGAAGCCGAAGCGGAGTAA
- the pth gene encoding aminoacyl-tRNA hydrolase: MQLWVGLGNPGAEYALHRHNVGFMAADAITQEWRFSPWKAKFKGSICEGSIGSEKILLLKPATFMNDSGRSVGEAMRFYKLEAPQVTVFYDELDLAPFKVKVRTGGGAAGHNGIRSTMAHIGEDFRRVRIGIGHPGHKDRVTGHVLGNYAKTEMDDLAHLLGAIAAETKWLAEGDDVRFMSDVAMRTT, from the coding sequence GTGCAACTCTGGGTCGGCCTCGGCAATCCGGGCGCGGAATATGCGCTGCACCGGCACAATGTCGGCTTCATGGCCGCAGACGCGATCACGCAGGAATGGCGCTTTTCGCCTTGGAAGGCGAAGTTCAAGGGCTCGATCTGCGAAGGCAGTATCGGCAGCGAGAAAATCCTGCTGCTCAAGCCCGCCACCTTCATGAACGACAGCGGCCGCAGCGTCGGCGAGGCGATGCGCTTCTACAAACTCGAAGCGCCGCAGGTGACGGTATTCTACGACGAACTCGACCTCGCCCCGTTCAAGGTGAAGGTCCGTACCGGCGGCGGCGCGGCCGGCCATAACGGCATCCGCTCGACAATGGCGCATATCGGCGAGGATTTTCGCCGCGTGCGGATCGGCATCGGCCATCCGGGCCATAAGGACCGCGTGACGGGGCATGTGCTGGGCAATTATGCCAAGACAGAAATGGACGACCTCGCGCACCTACTCGGGGCGATTGCGGCAGAGACGAAATGGCTGGCCGAGGGCGACGACGTACGATTTATGAGCGATGTGGCAATGCGAACCACCTAG
- a CDS encoding transcriptional regulator has product MSPRKIILRELKRLEADAELLAVLRGYAKNETGTRLSAFGQAVLRAGFESRDEVTAADIAKLLDITPGAVSQHYSKFRAGG; this is encoded by the coding sequence ATGTCACCGAGAAAGATCATCCTGCGTGAGTTAAAGCGCCTTGAGGCAGATGCCGAATTGCTCGCTGTGCTGAGAGGCTACGCCAAGAACGAAACGGGGACGCGATTGAGCGCGTTTGGTCAGGCGGTCTTGCGCGCCGGTTTCGAGTCACGTGATGAAGTGACAGCTGCCGACATTGCAAAGCTCTTGGACATTACTCCCGGCGCGGTATCGCAGCATTATTCCAAATTTCGAGCCGGTGGCTAG